One region of Candidatus Omnitrophota bacterium genomic DNA includes:
- a CDS encoding UDP-N-acetylglucosamine 2-epimerase, translating to MIHIAIGTKAQFIKMAPVMQRLKERGIKFNLIDLGQHSLITSELRKEFELDGPSVVLSKGENASSILKIFMWLKDVLFKSLSYKRIRKEIFLDTSGVCLIHGEPLSSLIALYLAKRAKLKVAHIESGLFSFNYFNPFPEEIIRNLIVRWSDILFAPSSWAFENLRKIGCEKKSVLLSANTSFEATAYTLSKGSELKLDFEKYVLVTFHRAENIFRKKRLKLLIGLIREVAKRFPVIFIQDPPTVNLLKRFHLNEEIDKLDNINCLSVVSHSEFLHLLKNCEFIISDGGSIQEESFYLDKPCLLMRNHTERMEGLGENVVLSKFSPEEISIFLDNYKNFKRKTPQDAKCRPSQEIVDYILAKQY from the coding sequence ATGATCCATATAGCTATTGGGACAAAAGCGCAATTTATAAAGATGGCGCCAGTAATGCAGCGGCTCAAAGAGCGAGGCATTAAGTTTAATCTTATAGACTTAGGCCAGCATTCTCTAATCACGAGTGAATTAAGAAAAGAATTTGAGTTAGACGGTCCCTCTGTAGTTCTATCAAAAGGAGAGAATGCTTCCAGTATTTTGAAAATATTCATGTGGTTAAAAGATGTATTATTCAAAAGCCTATCTTACAAACGCATAAGAAAAGAAATATTCTTAGACACCTCTGGCGTTTGTCTTATTCATGGAGAGCCGCTTTCTTCACTCATTGCCTTATATTTAGCCAAAAGAGCAAAATTAAAGGTAGCGCATATAGAATCCGGTCTGTTTTCCTTTAATTATTTCAATCCTTTCCCAGAAGAGATTATAAGGAATCTTATTGTTAGATGGTCTGATATATTATTTGCTCCTTCATCCTGGGCCTTTGAAAACTTGAGAAAAATTGGTTGTGAAAAAAAGTCAGTTTTACTTTCTGCTAATACTTCCTTTGAAGCAACCGCCTATACTCTGAGTAAAGGGAGTGAACTAAAATTGGATTTTGAAAAGTATGTGCTTGTAACCTTTCATAGGGCGGAGAATATCTTTCGCAAAAAGAGATTGAAACTTTTGATAGGTCTTATCAGGGAAGTCGCAAAGAGATTTCCTGTAATTTTTATTCAGGACCCTCCCACAGTTAATTTACTCAAGAGATTCCATCTTAATGAAGAGATTGATAAGCTTGATAATATTAATTGCCTGTCGGTTGTTTCACATTCTGAATTCCTTCATTTACTAAAGAATTGCGAGTTTATTATTAGCGATGGAGGCAGCATTCAGGAGGAGAGCTTCTATTTAGACAAGCCATGCCTGCTTATGAGAAATCATACTGAAAGAATGGAGGGATTAGGGGAAAATGTAGTGCTTTCTAAGTTTTCACCAGAAGAGATAAGTATTTTTTTGGATAATTATAAAAACTTCAAAAGAAAAACGCCTCAAGATGCCAAGTGCAGGCCTTCCCAAGAGATAGTAGACTATATTCTTGCCAAGCAATATTAA
- a CDS encoding type II secretion system F family protein, with the protein MPNFNYKVRDRTGKAIGGVISAKNTEMLIEYFKNMGYTPIKISEQKGLTGILNLKRRLKTISLKDINMMTRQLATFEGAGMPIMTSLRALEDQTENWRLKEIVSKIKKDIEAGSEFSDSLGRFSNVFSTLYINMVRAGESSGKLHDILLRIAELGEKEDATSTQIKTATRYPMVVLIAIFAVFIGITTFILPKFAALFAKFNTELPLPTRVMLKINELFQSYWYIFLILIILLITGFKFFLRTKIGNIMWSKFILKVPVFGKIINNAIMARFSRILGTLMQSGLPVLKALDITKSVLGNVVVMQALDDVRDNVKEGRGMADPLALHKVFPPMVVHMVGAGEESGTVDTLLIKISEHFDSEVDSAVKNMTTLIEPILIVVLALIVLGLALAIFLPMWNMSRLFLK; encoded by the coding sequence ATGCCTAATTTCAATTATAAAGTAAGAGATAGAACAGGCAAGGCAATAGGCGGCGTAATCTCGGCTAAAAATACTGAAATGCTCATTGAGTATTTCAAAAATATGGGCTATACGCCGATAAAGATTAGTGAACAGAAAGGCCTAACAGGCATTTTGAACTTAAAAAGAAGGCTTAAAACAATAAGTTTGAAAGATATTAATATGATGACCAGGCAGCTGGCTACATTTGAAGGCGCAGGCATGCCGATTATGACTTCATTAAGGGCATTGGAAGATCAGACAGAGAACTGGCGATTAAAGGAGATAGTTAGTAAGATAAAGAAGGACATAGAAGCAGGAAGTGAATTCTCAGATTCCCTGGGGCGGTTTTCGAATGTGTTTTCTACCCTTTATATTAATATGGTGCGTGCAGGTGAAAGCTCAGGAAAATTGCACGATATCTTACTGCGGATTGCGGAGTTAGGAGAAAAAGAAGATGCGACAAGCACGCAGATAAAAACAGCAACACGTTATCCCATGGTGGTGCTTATAGCTATATTTGCTGTATTTATTGGAATTACTACTTTTATCTTGCCTAAGTTTGCCGCCCTTTTTGCCAAATTCAATACAGAATTGCCGCTTCCTACCAGGGTTATGTTGAAGATCAATGAACTATTTCAAAGCTACTGGTATATATTTTTGATTCTGATAATCCTTTTAATAACTGGTTTTAAGTTTTTCCTGCGTACCAAGATAGGTAATATTATGTGGAGTAAATTTATATTAAAGGTACCTGTCTTTGGCAAGATAATTAATAACGCAATTATGGCTAGATTCTCTCGGATCTTAGGTACGCTTATGCAAAGCGGCCTGCCTGTTTTGAAGGCACTGGATATTACCAAGAGTGTTTTAGGCAATGTTGTTGTAATGCAAGCCCTGGATGATGTTCGAGACAATGTTAAAGAAGGCAGGGGTATGGCTGATCCGCTTGCCTTGCATAAGGTATTTCCGCCAATGGTCGTGCATATGGTTGGCGCAGGAGAGGAGAGCGGAACTGTAGATACTCTATTGATTAAGATTTCTGAACATTTCGACTCAGAGGTGGATAGCGCAGTAAAGAATATGACGACCTTGATTGAGCCGATACTAATAGTTGTTTTGGCATTGATTGTGCTCGGTCTAGCCCTTGCGATATTTTTGCCGATGTGGAATATGTCGAGATTGTTCTTGAAATAA
- the tadA gene encoding Flp pilus assembly complex ATPase component TadA, whose translation MTQGKKILEAILLDEELISKERLKLAKEEAKKNALSLEKVLIKQGVVNNEKIAAIIAKEIGVPFIDLADYTIDKEVLKLIPKEVASKYTLIPLFKVGNSLTVAMADPSDIIAIDEVRLKSECDIDPVLSIGQLIGTAIDSYYGVKGDIEQIVEDIDEEDINKMIEKLKRVDDIKDSSKLAEEAPLIRLVNLLIVQAIKEKASDIHIEPDEQQLRIRFRIDGILYEKPSPPKFLMSGIISRVKILSKMDIAEKRRPQDGGFTFKLGKIEVDLRVSSFPTIHGENIVMRLLDKSSLLIGLRDLGFSKQALDKFQEMIRNPYGIILVTGPTGSGKTTTLYSTLQTINTIGKNIITLEDPVEYKLPLIRQSQVNPKAGLTFASGLRSILRQDPNVIMVGEIRDLETLEISIHAALIGQLVFSTLHTNDAPGAITRMIDMGAEPFLISSSLIGVVAQRLARVLCDNCKQAYSPSEQLLTELRLEKNKDYKFFKAVGCRHCSNIGYKGRIAVFEVMLMDEALREIAVAKASSDVIMREARKGGLITLRDDGLEKATRGLTSIEEILRITQTQTQA comes from the coding sequence ATGACGCAAGGTAAGAAGATTTTAGAAGCGATACTTCTGGATGAGGAGTTGATTTCCAAGGAGCGCTTAAAGCTTGCCAAAGAAGAAGCAAAAAAGAATGCCCTTTCTCTGGAGAAGGTTCTGATTAAGCAGGGCGTGGTTAATAATGAAAAGATAGCAGCAATAATTGCCAAAGAAATTGGCGTGCCCTTTATTGACTTGGCTGATTATACAATTGATAAAGAAGTCTTAAAGCTAATTCCTAAAGAAGTAGCTAGTAAGTATACGCTTATTCCATTGTTTAAAGTCGGCAATAGCCTGACTGTGGCTATGGCTGATCCTTCTGATATTATCGCTATTGATGAAGTACGTTTAAAGAGCGAGTGTGACATAGATCCGGTTTTGAGTATTGGTCAGTTAATTGGCACTGCTATTGATTCTTATTATGGTGTCAAGGGTGATATTGAACAGATTGTGGAAGATATTGATGAGGAAGATATAAATAAGATGATTGAGAAGCTCAAGAGAGTAGATGATATAAAGGATTCCTCCAAATTGGCTGAAGAAGCACCCCTGATACGCCTGGTTAATCTTCTTATTGTCCAGGCAATAAAAGAGAAGGCCTCTGATATTCACATCGAGCCGGATGAACAGCAATTAAGAATACGTTTTCGTATAGACGGTATCCTTTATGAGAAGCCGTCTCCGCCAAAATTCTTGATGAGTGGTATAATCTCGCGCGTAAAGATTCTTTCTAAAATGGATATTGCAGAAAAAAGAAGACCCCAGGATGGAGGCTTTACTTTTAAATTAGGCAAGATTGAAGTGGATTTAAGGGTTTCTTCTTTTCCCACTATCCATGGTGAAAATATAGTGATGAGGCTACTAGATAAAAGTAGCCTTCTTATTGGTCTTAGGGATTTAGGATTTTCTAAACAGGCGCTTGATAAATTCCAAGAGATGATACGCAATCCTTACGGCATAATTCTTGTTACTGGCCCTACTGGAAGCGGAAAAACAACTACGCTTTATTCAACGTTGCAGACAATAAATACAATTGGCAAGAATATTATTACTTTGGAAGATCCTGTTGAGTATAAATTGCCATTGATTAGACAGTCCCAAGTTAATCCCAAGGCAGGCCTTACATTCGCATCAGGCTTGCGTTCGATATTAAGGCAAGATCCAAATGTAATTATGGTTGGTGAAATTAGAGACTTAGAGACACTTGAGATTTCAATCCACGCTGCTTTAATTGGCCAGCTCGTATTTTCAACTTTGCATACCAATGATGCCCCCGGAGCAATAACGCGAATGATCGATATGGGGGCTGAGCCGTTTTTGATTTCATCTTCCTTAATCGGTGTAGTAGCTCAAAGGCTGGCGCGCGTCCTCTGCGATAATTGTAAACAGGCCTATTCTCCCAGTGAGCAGCTATTGACAGAATTGCGATTAGAAAAGAATAAAGATTATAAATTCTTTAAGGCTGTGGGTTGCCGTCACTGTTCTAATATCGGCTATAAGGGGAGAATCGCAGTCTTTGAGGTAATGTTAATGGATGAGGCACTCAGAGAGATAGCAGTTGCCAAGGCCTCAAGTGATGTAATAATGCGCGAGGCAAGAAAGGGAGGCCTAATAACCTTAAGGGACGATGGCCTAGAGAAGGCAACAAGGGGCTTGACTTCTATTGAGGAGATTTTGCGCATAACCCAGACACAGACACAGGCCTAA
- the pilO gene encoding type 4a pilus biogenesis protein PilO, which translates to MPKFSLKKIFINNRFIIITGILFIILIFSLIFIYIPLAKSLGELNARYNQQYGELLKVKEQIALSDKIKARIISYSEDELGALDELTKVASTLGINLDSVKPEKIISLGEDYQILPIAIESVCDFKALGSFLGALEGLEKSVVVLKQLEITRAEESLPNLKASLELGIYLRSD; encoded by the coding sequence ATGCCTAAGTTTAGCCTAAAGAAGATATTTATAAATAACAGATTTATCATTATTACTGGAATCCTCTTTATTATTTTAATATTTTCCCTTATTTTTATCTATATTCCTTTAGCTAAGAGTCTAGGTGAATTGAATGCACGATATAACCAGCAGTATGGAGAACTCCTAAAGGTAAAAGAGCAAATTGCTCTCAGCGATAAGATAAAGGCAAGGATTATTTCTTATTCTGAGGATGAACTAGGGGCCCTAGATGAATTGACGAAAGTAGCAAGTACATTAGGTATTAATTTAGATTCTGTAAAACCAGAGAAGATAATAAGCCTGGGAGAGGATTATCAGATTTTACCTATAGCTATCGAATCAGTTTGCGATTTTAAGGCCTTGGGTAGCTTCTTGGGAGCTTTAGAAGGCCTGGAGAAGAGTGTTGTTGTGCTTAAACAATTGGAGATTACCAGAGCTGAAGAGTCACTGCCTAATTTAAAGGCGTCTTTGGAATTGGGTATATATTTAAGATCTGATTAA
- the pilM gene encoding pilus assembly protein PilM has translation MKIDVAKLVSKIKATSISLLGEVLPVGLEVELIVAVDIGCQDIKVVQFKRQRRGGDWYLSSSEMIAISSTRGNDKTDKEKNKEIIKALKKVFADKDLKRTKVICVVGDIKGIEKRILTPLISDNELKQAIHWKMKDFINFSLEEACIDFKIIGKVDVEGETKDEIFTVAFSKDTINHYLYLFKEVKVTPSSFVSLSTCIEYNLLKPDTAGDETVAFVDLGTSHTQLIINRGSKFVFSRQLPVTGSSITKAMTTVLETQKGRVTLSFAEAEQIKKECGIPKAGSESIAGKNITCSQVLSLIRPEIEKLASEITHSFDYYYEEFQASSVSRLVLIGRGANLKGVDAFLAQSLGILVELGDPFSQVPSSDYRSQEELNKAVTFFACIGAAKSMINQFKTGTPEINLLPEEIKEQNKLFIKRLTSELIITLFVIMALVIFLGMKFAHSGMIRRLGAIEAQIYSQRYRQKEASLKGIVGQIYAREPRWMEVFREISNVIPKNIYLERLSYDKEELLFEGVIISKIESTEDVLSDFMLSLEKGIFKNVSLIQSKRVKDEKFPRVEFKLKCQVE, from the coding sequence ATGAAGATTGATGTTGCAAAATTAGTTAGTAAAATCAAGGCGACTTCTATAAGCTTGCTGGGTGAGGTTCTTCCTGTAGGCCTTGAGGTAGAGCTGATTGTGGCTGTAGATATTGGATGCCAAGATATAAAGGTTGTTCAGTTTAAGAGGCAGCGCAGAGGAGGCGATTGGTATCTTTCAAGCTCTGAGATGATAGCTATTTCTTCTACAAGAGGTAACGATAAGACAGATAAGGAAAAGAATAAGGAGATAATAAAGGCCCTAAAAAAGGTCTTTGCGGATAAGGATCTTAAAAGGACAAAAGTGATTTGCGTGGTGGGCGATATTAAGGGTATTGAAAAAAGAATCCTTACTCCTTTAATTAGCGATAATGAGCTTAAACAGGCAATACATTGGAAGATGAAGGATTTTATTAATTTTTCATTAGAAGAAGCCTGTATTGATTTTAAGATTATTGGTAAGGTAGATGTAGAAGGTGAGACTAAAGATGAAATTTTCACTGTTGCTTTTTCAAAAGATACGATTAATCATTACCTGTACCTTTTTAAAGAGGTCAAGGTAACTCCGTCATCATTTGTGAGTCTCTCAACTTGTATTGAGTATAATTTATTGAAGCCTGATACAGCAGGCGATGAGACAGTGGCCTTTGTTGATCTAGGAACGTCTCATACGCAACTGATTATAAATAGAGGCAGTAAGTTTGTTTTTTCTCGTCAGCTGCCAGTTACAGGAAGCAGTATTACAAAGGCAATGACTACAGTTTTGGAAACACAAAAGGGGAGGGTTACCTTAAGTTTCGCCGAGGCAGAGCAGATTAAGAAAGAGTGCGGAATACCCAAAGCAGGGAGTGAGTCAATTGCAGGTAAAAATATAACCTGCAGTCAGGTGCTATCGTTAATCCGTCCAGAAATAGAAAAATTAGCTAGCGAGATTACGCATTCCTTTGATTATTACTATGAGGAGTTTCAGGCATCTTCTGTAAGCCGCCTCGTCCTAATTGGCAGAGGGGCGAATCTTAAAGGCGTGGATGCCTTCCTGGCACAGAGTTTGGGCATTCTGGTTGAGCTAGGCGATCCTTTTAGCCAAGTTCCTAGTTCAGACTACAGAAGCCAAGAGGAGCTAAATAAAGCAGTAACTTTCTTTGCCTGTATTGGTGCTGCCAAAAGCATGATAAATCAGTTTAAAACCGGCACCCCAGAGATCAATCTGCTGCCAGAAGAGATAAAAGAGCAGAATAAGCTATTTATAAAAAGATTAACCTCTGAGTTGATTATTACGTTATTTGTTATAATGGCTCTGGTAATATTTCTCGGAATGAAGTTTGCCCATAGCGGCATGATTAGGCGTCTGGGTGCGATTGAGGCTCAAATCTACAGCCAGCGCTATAGACAGAAAGAGGCCTCGCTTAAAGGAATAGTGGGCCAGATCTATGCGCGAGAGCCGCGCTGGATGGAAGTCTTTCGTGAAATAAGCAATGTCATTCCAAAGAATATTTATCTTGAGCGCCTTTCTTATGATAAGGAAGAATTGCTCTTTGAAGGGGTGATTATCTCTAAGATTGAAAGCACGGAAGATGTGCTTTCTGATTTTATGCTTTCTCTAGAGAAAGGAATTTTTAAAAATGTTAGTCTCATCCAGAGCAAAAGAGTAAAGGATGAGAAATTTCCAAGAGTAGAATTTAAATTAAAATGTCAGGTGGAGTAA
- a CDS encoding general secretion pathway protein GspK translates to MYFPSANRSGFILITILLFFVLLTVIVAVYLFIATTEMRQAANNLDYAKALALAEAGIEQGIREIRDDVLTTTQTGTADLRGVRTEGSAGADEAERNRVRYYAETVDGYLTMDAQNPGTDVIVYDFDRNYLGTRIKNVEIGVRFRKSSSGGKNPRLDISYTTTGVFPEPGNRTGRFQVSSTSYSFGYVDITRDRSWDWSIINSPNFRIRALARGSSNRDVELDYLFLRVEYEIDTNTEDWYSGFNNITLSEGEIESVDIIDESSKVNINYASRYGNIAFLQWLFRKAGIGSTRAANIATAVVAYRNGPDLRPGVAGVNDDADGFTDETDELGWLGSDDKPFGSIEEIKNISLDPALSQAEFEQIKDYITVYSYVNGYAVRRPDLGSNRFERDAARAPVNINTASSLVLEAIFDTFLGTTLSRTLATEIINKRNIAPFTCFYNSDSSVTTDFYDFIMGLSLTDDQKNRILNYADSSWLAPRADMPDTYVNCNSTEFSYYTNSFLIDAVGKKGNVSRRVKMVIKDDGNKYLDTFLEDSNLQKYWREIP, encoded by the coding sequence ATGTATTTTCCTTCCGCTAACCGAAGCGGTTTTATACTAATTACAATCCTTTTGTTCTTTGTTTTATTGACTGTTATTGTTGCGGTGTATTTGTTTATTGCTACTACTGAAATGCGCCAGGCAGCTAACAATCTTGATTATGCTAAGGCACTTGCCTTGGCTGAGGCAGGAATAGAGCAGGGCATAAGAGAGATTCGAGATGATGTCTTAACTACTACTCAGACTGGCACTGCGGATTTAAGAGGAGTCAGAACAGAAGGTTCTGCAGGGGCAGATGAGGCAGAAAGAAATCGCGTGCGCTACTATGCAGAGACAGTTGATGGATATCTTACTATGGATGCGCAAAATCCGGGCACTGATGTAATAGTCTATGATTTTGATAGAAATTATTTGGGCACGCGCATAAAAAATGTGGAGATTGGAGTAAGATTTAGAAAGAGTTCTAGTGGAGGAAAAAATCCAAGGTTAGATATATCATATACAACAACAGGTGTATTTCCAGAACCAGGAAATAGAACTGGTAGATTTCAGGTTAGTTCAACCTCTTATAGCTTTGGATATGTAGATATAACTCGCGACAGGAGCTGGGATTGGTCGATTATAAACAGTCCAAATTTTAGAATAAGGGCCTTGGCGCGTGGTTCTAGCAATAGGGATGTAGAGCTGGATTACCTCTTTTTAAGAGTGGAATATGAGATAGATACCAATACTGAAGATTGGTATTCGGGATTCAATAATATTACTTTAAGTGAGGGTGAAATAGAATCCGTAGATATAATTGACGAATCAAGCAAGGTGAATATAAATTATGCTTCGCGTTATGGTAATATCGCTTTTTTGCAATGGCTGTTCAGAAAGGCCGGGATAGGTTCAACACGAGCAGCGAATATTGCCACAGCAGTTGTAGCTTACCGAAACGGCCCAGATCTACGGCCTGGTGTAGCTGGTGTTAATGACGATGCAGATGGATTTACTGACGAGACAGATGAGTTGGGTTGGCTGGGTTCAGATGATAAACCTTTTGGCTCAATCGAAGAAATAAAAAATATATCTCTAGATCCTGCTTTGAGCCAGGCAGAATTTGAGCAAATTAAAGATTATATTACGGTCTATTCCTATGTAAATGGTTACGCTGTACGTCGTCCTGATCTGGGAAGCAATAGATTCGAAAGAGACGCTGCTAGGGCGCCGGTTAATATCAATACCGCTTCAAGTCTAGTCTTAGAGGCAATATTTGATACGTTTCTCGGGACAACCTTATCCAGAACCTTGGCTACTGAAATTATCAATAAAAGAAATATCGCTCCATTCACCTGTTTTTACAATTCCGATTCTTCAGTAACTACTGATTTTTATGATTTTATTATGGGACTTTCCTTAACTGATGATCAAAAGAATAGGATATTAAATTATGCTGATAGCTCTTGGTTAGCACCCAGAGCAGATATGCCAGATACCTATGTAAATTGTAACTCAACGGAATTTTCCTACTATACAAATAGTTTCCTGATAGATGCTGTAGGTAAAAAAGGCAATGTTTCCCGACGCGTGAAGATGGTGATTAAAGACGACGGCAATAAGTATTTAGATACATTTTTAGAAGATTCTAACTTGCAGAAATACTGGCGAGAAATCCCTTAA
- a CDS encoding prepilin-type N-terminal cleavage/methylation domain-containing protein: MSISNRGLTLIEVLVSVGLISVLISAVTLISMSLFRSWPVESGHTEARLTASNVVESMLKELRAGLEISDAGDNQITFWKDLNDNGLKETALEDIAFSWSGLAGDGLYRSQGPGLNQEILENVDIFSITYFDQNSQPLSQPITLSLIRALKVDIQSQIDDEVIKLRFNVKLRNL, encoded by the coding sequence ATGTCTATTTCCAATCGCGGTTTAACCTTAATTGAGGTGCTTGTAAGTGTTGGGCTGATTAGCGTCTTGATTTCAGCCGTAACTCTGATAAGCATGTCGCTTTTTCGCTCCTGGCCAGTTGAATCTGGCCATACTGAGGCTAGGCTTACAGCTTCAAATGTAGTTGAAAGCATGCTTAAGGAGTTAAGAGCTGGCCTTGAGATTAGTGATGCGGGTGATAATCAAATTACTTTTTGGAAAGATTTAAATGACAATGGCCTGAAAGAGACAGCTCTAGAAGATATAGCTTTTTCTTGGTCAGGCCTAGCAGGAGATGGGCTTTATCGCAGTCAAGGTCCTGGTTTAAATCAAGAAATTTTAGAAAATGTAGATATTTTTTCAATCACTTATTTTGATCAGAATAGTCAACCTCTTAGCCAGCCCATAACTCTATCTTTGATCCGAGCGCTTAAGGTTGATATCCAAAGCCAGATTGATGATGAGGTTATTAAATTACGGTTTAATGTTAAGTTGAGGAATTTATAG
- a CDS encoding prepilin-type N-terminal cleavage/methylation domain-containing protein translates to MKEKGFSLLELLLATVLLSIGLVGLVNSFSIGLSESTQVKEFAQAKNLLEEKLEDIRNLTFANVANETRAQVPDFSDYEREVQVSAIQSGLKEVQIDVFWQAKGGEVSISLASYVSDI, encoded by the coding sequence GTGAAAGAAAAAGGCTTTAGTCTCCTGGAATTGCTCTTGGCAACAGTGTTGCTTTCTATAGGTCTTGTGGGTTTAGTAAATTCTTTTTCCATCGGTCTTTCAGAAAGCACTCAGGTAAAGGAGTTTGCGCAAGCAAAGAATTTGCTTGAGGAGAAATTAGAAGATATAAGAAATCTCACCTTTGCCAACGTAGCTAATGAGACTAGAGCCCAGGTCCCTGACTTTTCTGATTACGAACGAGAAGTGCAGGTTTCGGCAATACAGTCAGGATTGAAAGAAGTCCAAATAGATGTTTTCTGGCAGGCTAAGGGCGGTGAGGTTAGCATTAGTTTAGCAAGTTACGTTTCGGATATTTAA
- a CDS encoding type II secretion system GspH family protein → MRRLAGFTLIELLIVIAVIAILVGITVPRFLGMRDEANTAVAAGETAALKAAVEAYRIHHGVFPDDANADDWQDELVATSPQLIESELIDPFSNTGVEYKFDTDGGGEFYVIWSDGPDGTSTITGISSATGVIAGTIGDDVYATNGTKP, encoded by the coding sequence ATGAGAAGGTTAGCAGGTTTTACGTTGATTGAGTTGTTAATTGTCATTGCGGTTATTGCAATTCTCGTAGGGATTACTGTTCCCAGATTCCTGGGTATGCGGGATGAGGCAAATACTGCTGTGGCAGCAGGAGAAACTGCTGCTTTAAAGGCTGCGGTTGAGGCATATAGGATACACCATGGCGTGTTTCCTGATGATGCCAACGCAGATGACTGGCAGGATGAATTAGTAGCAACAAGCCCACAGCTTATCGAAAGTGAACTTATTGACCCTTTTAGTAATACTGGTGTTGAATATAAATTTGACACTGATGGAGGAGGAGAATTCTATGTAATATGGTCTGATGGTCCGGATGGTACTTCAACCATTACTGGCATAAGCTCAGCAACTGGTGTAATCGCAGGTACTATTGGCGATGATGTCTATGCAACAAACGGTACTAAGCCTTAA
- a CDS encoding type II secretion system F family protein produces MSGVFVYKARDKKGNLIKGNFQAESQNEAIDKLHKMDYLVIDLRAKGVAGININDWFNRFSSISQTEKLIFYIQFANLIHSGLPILGTLTTLAGQITNKRFKAVLENIARQIESGSSLSKALDNQGRVFPKLLVHMVKAGETSGKLSDVLARFSQFAESDFELRSKVKSALFYPALLTVASAALIIFITSFVVPNFITIFQKANINLPLSTRILNNVGISIRSHWLLFLIAIFILIFVLKWIINTKKGRIYFDGLKLKLPLLGSIFRRLSISRFSRTLATMEASGVPILKSLEVSKEVMGNVVISRTIEASMRLVEEGAMLSESLKMSGHFPADVLQMISAGEQSGNIAEMCFKLSDYYERLIDYHLRRLISFIEPLFLLIIGGIVAFIMASMLMPVFDMVKVIRALKH; encoded by the coding sequence ATGTCAGGAGTTTTTGTTTATAAAGCTAGAGACAAAAAAGGCAATTTAATAAAGGGTAATTTCCAGGCCGAGTCGCAGAATGAGGCGATTGATAAACTGCATAAGATGGATTATTTAGTCATTGATTTAAGGGCTAAGGGCGTAGCTGGAATCAATATCAATGATTGGTTCAACAGGTTTTCCTCTATCAGCCAAACAGAGAAACTTATATTTTATATTCAATTTGCGAATCTTATTCATTCTGGACTTCCAATTTTAGGCACACTCACTACCTTGGCCGGACAGATTACAAATAAGCGTTTTAAAGCTGTATTAGAAAATATTGCTCGGCAAATCGAATCTGGCTCGAGCCTATCCAAGGCCCTAGATAATCAAGGTCGAGTTTTTCCCAAGCTTCTAGTGCATATGGTTAAGGCAGGGGAGACAAGCGGAAAGTTGTCTGACGTCTTAGCCAGGTTTTCTCAATTTGCTGAGTCAGATTTCGAGCTGCGTTCCAAGGTTAAATCAGCCTTGTTTTATCCTGCGCTCTTAACTGTTGCCAGCGCAGCGTTAATAATATTCATCACCAGCTTTGTGGTTCCAAATTTTATTACAATCTTTCAAAAGGCAAATATTAACTTGCCTCTATCTACTAGAATCTTGAATAACGTAGGCATTTCTATACGAAGTCACTGGTTATTGTTTTTAATTGCTATTTTTATTTTAATCTTTGTGTTAAAATGGATTATTAATACTAAAAAAGGCAGAATTTATTTTGATGGATTAAAATTAAAACTGCCGCTTTTAGGATCTATTTTTCGACGTTTAAGTATTTCTCGTTTTAGCCGTACACTGGCAACCATGGAAGCAAGTGGTGTACCGATATTAAAGTCTTTGGAGGTTTCAAAGGAGGTGATGGGTAATGTAGTGATCTCAAGGACAATTGAGGCAAGCATGCGATTAGTAGAAGAAGGCGCTATGCTTTCTGAGTCCTTGAAGATGAGCGGTCATTTTCCTGCTGATGTCTTGCAGATGATTTCAGCGGGCGAACAAAGCGGAAACATAGCTGAAATGTGTTTTAAGCTGTCTGATTATTACGAGCGTCTTATCGATTATCATCTGAGACGGTTGATTAGTTTTATTGAGCCTTTGTTTTTGTTGATAATCGGCGGTATAGTTGCTTTTATTATGGCCTCGATGTTAATGCCTGTATTTGATATGGTGAAGGTAATAAGGGCCCTAAAACATTAA